A portion of the Calliphora vicina chromosome 5, idCalVici1.1, whole genome shotgun sequence genome contains these proteins:
- the fdl gene encoding probable beta-hexosaminidase fdl has protein sequence MALAVSLRRALLMLLTATIFVIMVLYWNQGGIKPQSYINTYEKLAGNHEQLNEFPIPVEKIWTYKCEGDKCVRYHFLSMPKGEKRVPFMTCSMTCGDINIWPRPTIKTGVSSKSLTFSMDDIQLRLDTPYTQVETHFRQSFELFLKDLRRIQRLDFREEMPEVAEKGTANVEPNSPDNTHEAKTRQQQRRFADAGQHESHRLRGENIAAASILANAFGLRKHNDIETLTVNVAIHKFADMQLSFETDESYQLTASYEKRHYNVQITANSFFGARHGLSTLQQLIWFDDEENQLRILSKVVVIDAPKFRYRGLMLDTSRHYFSVEAIKRTIAGMSYSKLNRFHWHMTDSQSFPYISKYYPELAAHGAYSDRETYTDADVREITAFAKLHGVQVIPEIDAPAHAGNGWDWGPKRGMGELSLCINQQPWSFYCGEPPCGQLNPKNNNTFLILQRLYEELLNSTGPTDYFHLGGDEVNLECWAQYFNDTDLRGLWCDFMLNAMARLKIANNNVEPKIVSVWSSGLTNTRCLPKAQFAVQVWGGSTWQENYDLLDNGFNVIFSHVDAWYLDCGFGNWRATGDAACSPYRTWQNVYKHRPWERMRLDKTRRKQVLGGEVCLWTEQVDEGQLDNRLWPRSAALGERLWSDPDDEHDIDTVPQEVFKRMSVFRNRLVELGLKAEPIFPKYCAQNPGECI, from the exons ATGGCTTTGGCCGTTTCATTGCGTAGAGCTTTACTCATGCTACTCACCGCCACCATATTCGTTATAATGGTCTTGTACTGGAATCAGGGTGGCATCAAACCGCAATCATACATTAACACATACGAAAAGTTGGCGGGCAATCATGAGCAATTAAATGAATTTCCAAT ACCCGTCGAAAAAATCTGGACCTACAAATGCGAAGGTGACAAATGTGTTCGCTATCATTTTCTCAGCATGCCGAAGGGCGAAAAACGAGTGCCTTTTATGACCTGTTCAATGACATGTGGCGACATTAACATTTGGCCACGTCCCACCATTAAAACGGGTGTTAGTTCTAAGTCACTTACCTTTTCCATGGACGATATACAATTGCGTCTAGACACTCCCTACACACAAGTGGAGACACATTTTCGCCAATCGTTTGAATTGTTTCTCAAGGATCTAAGGCGCATACAAAGACTAGACTTCAGGGAAGAAATGCCCGAGGTAGCTGAAAAGGGTACTGCCAATGTAGAACCCAATAGTCCGGATAATACACATGAAGCCAAGACCAGACAACAGCAGAGACGTTTTGCGGATGCCGGACAACATGAGTCACATCGTTTGAGGGGTGAGAATATAGCGGCTGCTTCAATATTGGCCAATGCATTTGGTTTGCGCAAACACAATGACATCGAAACGTTGACGGTGAATGTGGCCATACATAAATTTGCCGATATGCAGTTGAGTTTTGAAACAGATGAAAGTTATCAGCTAACAGCCAGTT aTGAGAAGCGACACTATAATGTACAAATAACAGCCAATTCATTTTTTGGTGCCCGCCATGGCCTGAGCACATTACAGCAACTCATTTGGTTCGATGATGAGGAAAACCAGCTGCGCATTCTGTCCAAAGTTGTGGTAATCGATGCTCCTAAATTTAGATATCGGGGCCTAATGTTGGACACTTCACGTCATTATTTCTCAGTAGAGGCTATAAAACGCACAATTGCCGGCATGTCATATTCAAAACTTAATCGTTTCCATTGGCACATGACCGATTCACAAAGTTTTCCCTACATATCCAAATACTATCCAGAGTTGGCGGCCCATGGCGCCTACTCAGATAGAGAAACGTATACGGATGCGGATGTAAGAGAAATTACAGCATTTGCAAAATTACATGGTGTACAAGTGATACCGGAAATCGATGCGCCCGCACATGCGGGCAATGGCTGGGATTGGGGTCCCAAGCGTGGCATGGGCGAGCTGAGTTTGTGTATAAATCAACAACCTTGGAGTTTTTATTGTGGTGAACCTCCTTGTGGCCAACTTAATCCTAAGAATAATAAtacgtttttaattttacaacgtCTCTACGAAGAGCTACTTAATTCAACGGGACCCACCGACTACTTTCATTTGGGTGGCGATGAGGTGAATTTGGAATGTTGGGCTCAGTATTTTAATGATACCGATTTGAGGGGACTATGGTGTGATTTCATGTTAAACGCTATGGCTCG tTTAAAAATAGCTAATAACAATGTGGAACCAAAAATAGTATCAGTCTGGTCGAGTGGTTTAACCAACACTCGCTGTCTTCCTAAAGCACAATTTGCGGTACAAGTTTGGGGCGGCAGTACTTGGCAGGAAAATTATGATTTACTCGATAATGGTTTTAATGTGATATTTTCTCATGTGGATGCCTGGTATTTGGATTGTGGTTTTGGAAACTGGAGGGCAACAG gggATGCTGCCTGTTCGCCGTATCGTACTtggcaaaatgtttacaaacacCGTCCTTGGGAACGCATGCGTTTAGATAAAACCAGAAGAAAACAG GTTTTAGGCGGCGAAGTTTGTCTTTGGACAGAACAAGTTGATGAAGGTCAACTGGATAATCGGTTATGGCCCAGATCTGCCGCTCTGGGTGAAAG ATTATGGTCTGATCCCGATGATGAACACGATATCGATACAGTGCCACAAGAAGTCTTCAAACGCATGTCTGTATTCCGCAATCGTCTCGTTGAATTGGGTCTTAAGGCCGAACccatatttccaaaatattgtgcTCAAAATCCTGGTGAatgtatttga
- the LOC135960390 gene encoding uncharacterized protein LOC135960390 — protein MTFATVFIFLLSILLMSYSPTLAQQEVTETIIEPSTAAPSETDSIYTTCDFDLENIASLLQYLPEICTEIYNNRATGDLFDLYLEESQNFAKFYKKLNDYELRDQPQGDKEELSKYPFETKLRNDTYSKVDYPQCITAANSSATDYIKCLKEKRLELAELIPNVEEKQ, from the exons atgACGTTCGCAacagttttcattttcttattAAGCATTTTATTAATG TCATATTCCCCAACTTTGGCCCAACAAGAGGTCACCGAAACGATAATAGAGCCCTCAACCGCAGCCCCCTCGGAAACTGATAGCATTTACACTACAtgtgattttgatttggaaaatattgcaaGTTTACTGCAATATCTGCCGGAAATTTGCacagaaatttataataatcGTGCTACTGGTGATTTATTTGATTTGTACTTGGAGGAATCACAAAACTTTGCTAAATTCTATAAGAAATTAAATGATTATGAATTGCGTGACCAGCCACAAGGTGATAAGGAAGAATTGTCCAAATATCCTTTTGAAACTAAACTGCGTAATGATACCTACAGCAAAGTTGATTATCCTCAATGTATAACGGCAGCCAATAGTTCGGCTACGGATTATATAAAGTGTTTGAAGGAGAAACGTTTGGAATTGGCAGAATTGATACCTAATGTGGAGGAAAAGCAATAA